Proteins encoded within one genomic window of Anopheles gambiae chromosome 3, idAnoGambNW_F1_1, whole genome shotgun sequence:
- the LOC133393488 gene encoding uncharacterized protein K02A2.6-like: MTRRPLPIKPWVDVAIDFLGPLPSGDYLLVIIDYFSRYKEIEIMRKITASETAERLEKIFIRLGYPRTITLDNGRQFVSTHFENYCSTKGIVLNKTTPYWPQENGLVERHNRSLVKRLKISQAENSDWKTDLGKYLLMYYTTPHSTTGKTPTELMFGRTIRTKIPSLQDICTSPAVDSSDFRDRDQRKKEEGKLAEDQRRRAKCSNIELGDRVLVKNSIPTNKLSTNFNPTVMTVIDKSGSRVTVEDTESGKVYDRNSGHLKKINCPSHTKEQERTHESVFQETPLKKSRPHRALKRPSRYLD, from the coding sequence ATGACGAGGAGACCGTTACCAATCAAGCCGTGGGTTGACGTAGCGATAGACTTTTTAGGTCCACTACCGTCAGGGGACTATCTGTTGGTAATAATAGATTATTTCAGTAGATATAAAGAGATTGAGATAATGAGAAAAATCACGGCTAGCGAGACAGCTGAACGGTTGGAGAAAATCTTCATAAGGTTAGGATACCCGAGGACAATTACATTGGACAACGGAAGGCAATTTGTTAGCACGCATTTCGAAAATTACTGTTCAACAAAAGGAATAGTTCTCAACAAAACTACTCCATACTGGCCTCAGGAGAACGGTTTAGTTGAACGGCATAATAGATCGTTGGTGAAACGTTTGAAAATTAGTCAGGCGGAGAATAGTGACTGGAAAACCGATTTGGGGAAGTACCTTTTAATGTACTATACCACACCTCATAGTACCACAGGCAAGACACCGACCGAACTAATGTTTGGACGGACAATTCGAACTAAAATTCCCTCCTTGCAAGATATTTGCACGAGCCCTGCAGTGGATTCGTCAGACTTTAGAGATCGAGATCAAAGGAAGAAGGAGGAAGGGAAACTAGCGGAAGATCAACGGAGGAGAGCTAAGTGTTCAAACATTGAACTTGGTGACAGAGTTCTTGTGAAAAATAGTATTCCTACAAATAAACTCAGTACTAATTTCAACCCGACCGTGATGACGGTAATAGATAAGAGTGGTTCAAGGGTTACCGTGGAAGACACCGAATCAGGAAAAGTCTATGATAGGAATTCAGGACACTTGAAAAAGATAAACTGCCCAAGTCACACAAAGGAGCAAGAACGCACTCATGAATCTGTGTTTCAGGAAACCCCACTTAAGAAATCTAGACCACATCGAGCACTAAAACGTCCAAGCAGATATTTGGATTAA
- the LOC133393489 gene encoding uncharacterized protein LOC133393489, protein MCRLLILHCSVLPHLNSVNKGNFVKVFFINTSIQHTYENSTPYRLCDCPEAYTLRKMENISHDHRYATFASQPILEMMEISTSNPSDLSAPPSVPSVVPAVILDSTFLAVSSSPPPICDVSGKFLFDGSMPGSSAIPGQKSSSGPSSSPSLTSLPGSSSSSGAHNNSLDKKVDILIKLSKQTAAEVKIMFNAMNPRAGTTSRNTAITAIETKEELEAFNANLEVNTYMAEMLCSLLYAIDHIKYVKERLDKIIDLLFTREFLSKCSWSGIGRPNQKVAFAAFENVFVLIKFAGGNKFLQLNDD, encoded by the exons ATGTGCCGACTGTTAATTCTGCATTGTTCTGTTCTACCGCATTTGAATTCTGTGAATAAAGGAAATTTTGTTAAGGTATTTTTTATCAATACATCAATACAGCATACTTACGAAAACTCCACTCCGTACCGGCTTTGTGACTGTCCAGAAGCTTATACGCTCAG gaaaatggaaaacatttcTCATGATCATCGATATGCAACATTCGCATCACAGCCGATTCTCGAAATGATGGAAATTAGCACCTCCAATCCATCGGATTTATCTGCTCCACCGTCTGTTCCATCGGTCGTCCCCGCTGTTATTCTTGATTCGACATTCTTGGCAGTCTCATCGTCACCACCACCCATCTGTGATGTTTCCGGTAAGTTTCTTTTCGATGGATCTATGCCCGGTTCGTCAGCCATACCGGGACAGAAATCCTCTTCCGGACCGTCATCCTCGCCCAGTCTGACGTCTTTACCTggttcatcttcatcatccgGCGCGCATAATAATTCACTTGATAAAAAAGTAGACATTCTTATTAAACTATCGAAGCAGACTGCGGCTGAGGtcaaaattatgtttaatgcAATGAATCCGAGAGCTGGGACAACCTCACGCAATACAGCCATCACTGCCATTGAAACAAAAGAAGAGTTAGAAGCCTTTAATGCTAACTTAGAGGTTAATACGTATATGGCTGAGATGCTATGCTCGCTTTTGTATGCAATTGATcatataaaatatgttaaagaAAGACTTGACAAAATAATAGATCTATTGTTTACTAGGGAATTTCTTTCAAAATGTAGTTGGTCAGGGATTGGTCGTCCCAATCAAAAAGTCGCATTTGCTGCGTTTGAAAATGTATTCGTATTAATCAAATTTGCAGGAGGAAACAAATTTCTTCAATTGAATGACGACTAG
- the LOC133393491 gene encoding uncharacterized protein LOC133393491: MSDESDIEDQDEYSEFDRAHKNQVFVETMRLWALKHQITHAAINDFLEAILKTTDFYVPKDSRTFLKTPVGVGKEIENLAGGQMWYKGIDKSLQEQFRTTPPPVDSFELNISMDGIPLHNSGTTQFWPILMQLHGIPDVPIMTIGIFCGTSKPDNAEDYLRRLVTEINDVQDNGVVINGKRISISLRAILADAPARAFIKCVKNHNGIQGCHKCNILGRSYMGRMIFEGTAEARTNEEFRNGDYSIGHQIRPSP; encoded by the exons ATGTCGGACGAAAGCGACATTGAAGATCAGGATGAGTATAGTGAATTTGATAGAGCCCACAAGAATCAAGTATTTGTTGAAACGATGCGATTGTGGGCTCTGAAACATCAAATCACGCATGCCGCtattaatgatttcttagaAGCAATACTAAAAACAACTGATTTTTATGTTCCTAAAGATTCCAGGACATTTCTGAAGACTCCTGTAGGCGTgggaaaagaaattgaaaatttggCTGGTGGACAAATGTGGTACAAAGGAATAGATAAATCTCTGCAAGAACAGTTTCG cACTACTCCGCCTCCTGTAGATTCATTTGAATTGAATATTTCTATGGATGGTATTCCTCTGCATAATAGCGGAACTACCCAGTTCTGGCCCATTTTGATGCAGCTGCATGGTATTCCTGATGTTCCAATAATGACTATTGGAATATTTTGTGGAACTTCTAAACCGGATAATGCAGAGGATTATCTGCGCCGTCTAGTAACAGAAATAAATGATGTCCAGGACAACGGAGTAGTTATAAATGGAAAACGTATTTCCATCTCACTAAGAGCGATACTTGCAGACGCCCCTGCCAGAGCGTTCATCAAAT GTGTCAAAAACCACAATGGCATACAAGGATGCCATAAATGCAACATTTTGGGTAGAAGCTACATGGGAAGGATGATCTTCGAGGGAACAGCAGaagcacgaacgaacgaagaaTTTAGAAATGGAGATTACTCCATAGGACATCAGATACGCCCATCGCCGTAG